Proteins encoded within one genomic window of Agelaius phoeniceus isolate bAgePho1 chromosome 9, bAgePho1.hap1, whole genome shotgun sequence:
- the FGFBP3 gene encoding fibroblast growth factor-binding protein 3: MRPPLALLALAALGAAAGGAERAAAEEARAGRFSTPERHRCRWELRSAAGASELRLSCRAAGGGAARSCAYRGEPRRCPAFGARSRHYWRQILSRLRRRRRHPCAPGAPLSARPCGPGRAPPEAQLRLLPDPGPATPAPGPEPSEDPAQTYCAERWHSLCSFFVGFWEG; encoded by the coding sequence ATGAGGCCGCCCCTGGCgctgctggccctggccgcCCTGGGGGCCGCCGCGGGCGGCgcggagcgggcggcggcggaggaGGCGCGGGCGGGGCGGTTCTCCACGCCGGAGCGGCACCGGTGCCGCTGGGAGCTGCGCTCGGCGGCGGGGGCCAGCGAACTGCGGCTGAGCTgccgggcggcgggcggcggggcggcgcggAGCTGCGCCTACCGCGGGGAGCCGCGGCGCTGCCCGGCCTTCGGCGCCCGCAGCCGCCACTACTGGCGGCAGATCCTGTCccggctgcggcggcggcggcggcacccCTGCGCCCCGGGAGCGCCGCTCAGCGCCCGCCCCTGCGGCCCGGGCCGTGCCCCGCCCGAGGCGCAGCTGCGCCTGCTGCCCGACCCCGGCCCGGCCACGCCGGCCCCCGGCCCGGAGCCCTCCGAGGACCCGGCGCAGACCTACTGCGCCGAGCGGTGGCACTCGCTGTGCAGCTTCTTCGTCGGCTTCTGGGAGGGCTGA